The genomic region TGGGATGAATTTCTCACAGTGAGTGAAATGGTTCATTTCTAGCAACTCTGATTTGGGAATGCTTTTGTGAGAACGAGATTTAGAATTataattatctttttttttttccccaTTTTTTCAACTGTACACAACAAAGTTGGCTTTTTTAAACAAGACTAAATAATATTAGAAAAAACTAATTGTAAGTGACTTCTTGATTAACTGTTATTCACATCCCTTAGTTGAGATCTTGTTTTGGCTTCTAGTGAGCAAGGAATAGACGCATAGTAAGCTAATGGGAATGAAGACATTATTATAGAAAAATAAGTGTTAAGATCGAGAAAACATTATATTGAATGAAATTACCAACAGGGATGAAAATAAGAGGAGATAAAATAGAGAAACCTCATTTGATCATCATGGCGCCGACAAACGAAAAAGGAAGGGTGGAAGCGGCAGGAAGAAGAGGAGTTGGAAGTAGATGTGAAGATGCCTTTGCATCTCTTGCAGACCTTCTCGTTATCAATTTCCTCTTGCTTTCGTGTTATTTGTTCCATTTGCTAACTAGCTATATATTCCTCGTACCGCCAGCAAGCAGCCTTGTCCCCCCTTGTAACATATCAAGAAAAGAACATGACCCAATGATTAACCATCCTACCATGTTTTTATTTCTGCCcagggaagtaatttttacttttATCATGTTCTACAGTAATTACAATATACTCGCGCATATGCACACTTAACATAAACAGAtgctaaaatagaaaatcatTCGTGGCCAGCTAAAAATACTTTGTAAGCCTTAATCGCTAAAAGATCCTAGTTCTCAACCTTGTCAAAATAACGCGTTAATAGTCCTAATAAACTATCatcttagagcatccgcaaaggtgaggtgCCCCATATTTTATCTCTCCTTTCCTTAtccgtccacctcattttccactaactttttcatctaccctccccatttcataaCTACATCTTTGCAACAATGAGGTTCCCCAACAACATAAGTTTACGTACAAAATatgggaacctccccaaaaggCACACCAATTTGCCTTACTTTTCATTTGGGAACCTCCTCTAAAAGTAGAGGAACCCCAACATTTGCGGGAGCTTAGTTCAACAATGAGGAGGCTCATTTGAAGAGAGAGAAGGCAAATGGGGAGGTAAAATCCCACTTTTGCATAGGCCCAAATGCTCTGTTGTTGTCCGATAAACGGTTTATTTAGGTGTAAAGGCAAAGGAGCTTAAAACCAAATGCAAATTAACAAAAAGAGTtgcaaaaaaaaagcaaaaattcATAGAAGTCAGGCTCCATAAATTGGATACACCCAAAACCCAAGCATTGATGAAATCCAGTCGATATGCAGAGAATTATGTACATGACAATCCtcaattacaatttcatttttttttattaaacccAAATAATTCTTACTTTGGCGAATATACAAATTCATTCGGACCCTATCACATTTTCATCATCAAGGATTTTGATAACTTATCTTTCGTATTTATCCCCACAATCTCCATTTCCTCGAATAGATTCGTATTGAAAGATTAAATCGGGACCGTTAA from Silene latifolia isolate original U9 population chromosome 3, ASM4854445v1, whole genome shotgun sequence harbors:
- the LOC141649102 gene encoding uncharacterized protein LOC141649102, with translation MEQITRKQEEIDNEKVCKRCKGIFTSTSNSSSSCRFHPSFFVCRRHDDQMRYYELRPDDPPYAAKFYDCCGAEDPDAPACKVASHISYDDEE